Proteins from one Faecalibacterium sp. I3-3-33 genomic window:
- the rfbC gene encoding dTDP-4-dehydrorhamnose 3,5-epimerase has protein sequence MGKFIFTQTEIPGVVVIEPQVFGDDRGYFMETYQKDQFAEAGIDKEFVQDNQSRSTRGVLRGLHFQKNHTQGKLVRVTKGEVYDVAVDCRPHSATFGKWVGVTLSEDNKKMFYIPEGFAHGFLVLSDVAEFCYKCTDVYDPTSEGGIPYDDPTVNVQWPDCGCEHKTSAKDKLHEPFAAQKFEYFEKW, from the coding sequence ATGGGTAAGTTTATTTTTACGCAGACCGAGATCCCCGGCGTGGTGGTCATTGAGCCGCAGGTGTTCGGCGATGACCGCGGCTATTTTATGGAGACCTACCAGAAGGATCAGTTTGCAGAGGCTGGCATCGACAAGGAATTCGTGCAGGACAACCAGAGCCGCTCCACCCGGGGCGTGCTGCGCGGGCTGCACTTCCAGAAGAACCACACCCAGGGCAAGCTGGTGCGCGTGACCAAGGGCGAGGTGTATGACGTTGCCGTGGACTGCCGCCCCCACAGCGCTACCTTTGGCAAGTGGGTGGGCGTGACCCTCTCTGAGGACAACAAGAAGATGTTCTATATCCCGGAGGGCTTTGCCCACGGTTTTCTGGTGCTGAGCGATGTGGCAGAGTTCTGCTATAAGTGCACCGATGTCTACGACCCCACCAGCGAGGGCGGCATCCCCTACGACGACCCCACCGTCAACGTGCAGTGGCCGGACTGCGGCTGCGAGCACAAGACCAGCGCAAAGGACAAGCTGCACGAGCCCTTTGCCGCCCAGAAGTTCGAGTATTTTGAAAAGTGGTGA
- a CDS encoding ABC transporter permease — MAKFKAMWNGFWRYRYLLWNLVSRDFKLKYRRSVLGVVWSVLNPLLMCLVYWAVFSSLMDMRGSGIDNFAVFLMCGQLLFNFFNEATSTSMSSVLSAAPLLKKVYIPKYIFPLEKCCFAMVNCVFSFVALLLVMIFTGAPFHLTLIEAVYPLVTLFFFSLGVSMFLAAATVFFRDIMHIWSVFVTALLYFSAIFYDPTQMTFSIGGFNMQQIIKLNPMYWYITGFRRTVMWGIPLDWNMFLVCGICAVVSMVVGLQVFRKTQDRFVLHI; from the coding sequence GTGGCAAAATTCAAAGCAATGTGGAACGGCTTCTGGCGCTACCGCTATCTGCTGTGGAACCTTGTAAGCCGTGATTTCAAGCTGAAATACCGCCGCAGCGTGCTGGGCGTGGTGTGGAGCGTGCTGAACCCGCTGCTCATGTGCCTTGTGTACTGGGCGGTGTTCAGCAGCCTGATGGATATGCGCGGCAGCGGCATCGACAACTTTGCCGTCTTTCTGATGTGTGGCCAGCTGCTGTTCAACTTCTTCAACGAGGCTACCTCCACCAGCATGAGCAGCGTACTCAGCGCCGCCCCGCTGCTGAAAAAGGTGTATATCCCCAAGTATATTTTCCCGCTGGAAAAGTGCTGCTTTGCCATGGTGAACTGCGTGTTCAGCTTTGTGGCCCTGCTGCTGGTCATGATCTTTACCGGCGCACCCTTCCACCTCACCCTGATCGAGGCAGTGTACCCGCTGGTGACCTTGTTCTTCTTCAGTCTGGGCGTCAGTATGTTCTTGGCGGCGGCTACCGTGTTCTTCCGGGATATCATGCACATCTGGAGCGTGTTCGTCACCGCGCTGCTGTATTTCTCCGCCATCTTCTACGACCCCACCCAGATGACCTTTTCCATCGGCGGCTTCAATATGCAGCAGATCATCAAGCTGAACCCCATGTACTGGTATATCACGGGCTTCCGCCGCACGGTGATGTGGGGCATCCCGCTGGATTGGAATATGTTCCTTGTCTGCGGCATCTGCGCGGTAGTGTCCATGGTAGTGGGGCTGCAGGTGTTCCGCAAAACGCAGGACCGCTTTGTGCTGCACATTTAA
- a CDS encoding ABC transporter ATP-binding protein, with protein MEPIIKVDNVSMCFNLSKEKHESLKEYFLAMVQGRLQYDEFYALKDVSLDIMPGDFYGLVGLNGSGKSTLLKTIAGVYKPSKGKVTVNGTIAPLIELGAGFDMDLTARENIYLNGTVLGFSPKYLDEKFDEIVEFSELENFLDVPLKNYSSGMVARIGFAIATITKPDILIADEVLSVGDFLFQQKCEKRMQELMAGGTTVILVSHSIEQIERMCTKVAWLSHGHLKMNGDTATVCAAYKATQRGEV; from the coding sequence ATGGAACCGATCATCAAAGTGGACAATGTTTCCATGTGCTTCAACCTTTCCAAGGAAAAGCATGAGAGCCTGAAGGAGTACTTTCTGGCCATGGTGCAGGGGCGGCTGCAATACGACGAGTTCTACGCTTTAAAGGACGTCAGTCTGGACATTATGCCCGGCGATTTTTACGGCCTTGTGGGCTTGAACGGCTCGGGCAAATCCACCCTGCTCAAGACCATTGCCGGGGTGTACAAGCCCAGCAAGGGCAAGGTGACCGTAAACGGCACCATCGCCCCGCTCATCGAGCTGGGCGCGGGCTTTGATATGGACCTGACTGCCCGCGAGAACATCTACCTCAACGGCACGGTGCTGGGCTTCTCGCCCAAGTATCTGGACGAAAAATTTGACGAGATCGTGGAATTCAGCGAGCTGGAAAACTTTCTGGATGTGCCGCTGAAAAACTACTCCTCCGGCATGGTGGCGCGCATCGGCTTTGCCATTGCCACCATCACAAAGCCCGATATCCTCATCGCGGACGAGGTGCTGTCGGTGGGTGATTTCCTGTTCCAGCAGAAGTGCGAAAAGCGGATGCAGGAGCTGATGGCGGGCGGCACCACGGTCATTCTGGTGTCCCACTCCATCGAGCAGATCGAGCGGATGTGCACCAAGGTGGCATGGCTGAGCCACGGCCACCTGAAAATGAACGGGGATACCGCAACAGTCTGCGCCGCCTACAAGGCGACCCAGCGCGGCGAGGTCTGA
- a CDS encoding glycosyltransferase family 2 protein, with amino-acid sequence MNVRLKRAKELAGYAVQLTKDEGLPTMVRRGAGFVKRRCFGKRARYLPAKKVLEAQRAEMAGKTAADCGLPTISILTPLYNTPEKYLREFLDSFVGQTAPNGQLCLADASDAAHGDVERIVKEYQQKNQQIVYKKIENQGIAANTNAAAQLATGEYLALADHDDILAPHALYTMGKAILQLRQRGEPDGFLYSDEALFTKSIRRPMVAHFKPDYAPDYLLCCNYICHLAVFKKALWEQLGGERPECDGSQDHDLFLRLLEETGGAAHVPQVLYYWRVHAGSTSGGADAKPYVAAAAKKALTDHLTRTGRTGTVEDGLFPSTYRVKWDIVGEPKVSILIPNKDHTEDLEKCLHSIWTKTDWEHFEVIVVENNSTDPATFAYYKKAQQRYDGLRVVTYPKKGFNFSGINNFGRKYATGEYLLLLNNDVEVRSGEWLTELLRQCAHPGGAAVCGAMLFYPDETIQHAGVITGLGGYAGHSHKYKKAGGSGYLFRTATVQDFSAVTGACLLVKTSVWDEVKGLDEAFAVAFNDVDFCLRVRDAGYRIAWTPYAQLTHYESKSRGGDEKDPVKARRFAAEQQRLYEVHGKANILHDPYYNPNLTMDREDFSESDDLRGLKEGRITVQWRE; translated from the coding sequence ATGAATGTACGGTTGAAACGCGCCAAGGAGCTTGCCGGCTATGCCGTGCAGCTGACAAAGGACGAGGGCTTGCCCACCATGGTCAGGCGCGGCGCGGGCTTTGTAAAGCGCCGCTGCTTTGGCAAACGCGCACGCTACCTGCCCGCCAAAAAGGTGCTGGAAGCCCAGCGCGCCGAGATGGCGGGCAAAACGGCGGCAGACTGCGGCCTGCCCACCATTTCGATATTGACCCCGCTGTACAATACCCCGGAAAAATACCTGCGGGAATTTCTGGATTCCTTCGTGGGGCAGACCGCGCCCAACGGGCAGCTCTGCCTTGCCGATGCTTCGGACGCCGCCCACGGGGACGTGGAACGGATCGTAAAGGAATATCAGCAAAAGAATCAACAGATCGTATACAAAAAGATCGAAAATCAGGGCATTGCGGCCAACACCAACGCCGCCGCGCAGCTGGCAACGGGGGAGTATCTGGCGCTGGCTGACCACGACGACATTCTGGCACCCCATGCTCTGTACACTATGGGCAAGGCCATTTTGCAGCTGCGGCAGCGCGGCGAACCGGACGGTTTTCTGTATAGCGATGAAGCCTTGTTCACCAAGAGCATCCGCCGCCCCATGGTGGCGCACTTCAAGCCGGACTACGCCCCGGACTACCTGCTGTGCTGCAACTACATCTGCCATCTGGCGGTGTTTAAAAAGGCACTGTGGGAGCAGCTGGGCGGCGAACGCCCGGAATGCGACGGCAGTCAGGATCATGATCTGTTCCTGCGGCTGCTGGAAGAGACCGGCGGTGCCGCCCATGTGCCGCAGGTGCTCTACTACTGGCGGGTGCACGCGGGGTCTACCTCCGGCGGTGCAGACGCCAAGCCATATGTTGCGGCAGCGGCCAAAAAGGCGCTGACAGACCACCTGACCCGCACCGGGCGCACCGGTACGGTGGAGGACGGCTTGTTCCCCAGCACCTACCGGGTGAAATGGGACATCGTGGGCGAACCCAAGGTGAGCATCCTTATCCCCAACAAGGACCACACCGAGGATCTGGAAAAGTGCCTGCACAGCATCTGGACAAAGACCGACTGGGAGCACTTTGAGGTCATCGTGGTGGAGAACAACTCCACCGACCCCGCCACCTTTGCCTACTATAAAAAGGCGCAGCAGCGTTACGACGGTCTGCGGGTGGTCACCTACCCGAAAAAAGGCTTCAACTTTTCCGGCATCAACAACTTTGGCCGCAAATACGCCACCGGCGAATATCTGCTGCTGCTGAACAACGACGTGGAGGTGCGCAGCGGCGAATGGCTCACTGAACTTCTGCGCCAATGCGCCCACCCCGGCGGGGCGGCCGTGTGCGGTGCCATGCTCTTTTACCCGGACGAGACCATCCAGCACGCGGGCGTCATTACCGGGCTGGGGGGCTACGCGGGGCACAGCCACAAGTACAAAAAGGCAGGCGGCAGCGGGTATCTGTTCCGCACCGCCACGGTGCAGGACTTTTCCGCTGTGACCGGTGCCTGCCTGCTGGTAAAGACCAGCGTGTGGGACGAGGTGAAGGGGCTGGACGAAGCCTTTGCGGTGGCCTTCAACGATGTGGACTTCTGTCTGCGGGTGCGGGATGCGGGCTACCGCATTGCGTGGACGCCCTACGCCCAGCTGACCCACTACGAGAGCAAGAGCCGCGGCGGGGACGAAAAAGACCCGGTAAAGGCACGGCGCTTTGCCGCCGAGCAGCAGCGTCTGTACGAGGTGCACGGCAAGGCGAACATCCTGCATGACCCCTACTACAACCCCAACCTGACCATGGACCGGGAGGATTTTTCCGAAAGCGATGATCTGCGCGGGCTGAAAGAGGGACGCATCACGGTGCAGTGGAGGGAATAA
- a CDS encoding DUF5662 family protein, with translation MNIKGHFETITRHKLLVMKYCFECGLYEQGLAHDLSKYSPTEFIPGCIYYQGDHSPNEAERAAKGYTSAWLHHKGRNKHHLEYWIDYSTTKTGLTGMKIPLRYVCEMVCDRVAASQIYLGDKYTDASAWEYYQRSKDHYLMHPETRALLEKLLCMVRDLGRERTFAYMKFLLGCETDY, from the coding sequence ATGAACATCAAAGGTCATTTCGAGACCATCACCCGGCACAAGCTGCTGGTGATGAAATACTGCTTTGAATGCGGGTTGTATGAGCAGGGCCTTGCCCACGACCTGAGCAAGTACAGCCCCACCGAGTTCATCCCCGGGTGCATCTATTATCAGGGTGACCACAGCCCCAACGAGGCGGAGCGCGCGGCCAAGGGCTACACCTCGGCGTGGCTGCACCACAAGGGGCGCAACAAGCATCATCTGGAATACTGGATCGATTACAGCACCACCAAGACCGGCCTGACCGGCATGAAGATCCCCCTGCGGTACGTCTGCGAGATGGTGTGCGACCGGGTGGCGGCAAGCCAGATCTATCTGGGCGATAAGTACACCGATGCCTCCGCGTGGGAGTACTACCAGCGCAGCAAGGATCACTACCTGATGCACCCGGAGACCCGGGCGCTGCTGGAAAAGCTGCTGTGCATGGTGCGGGACCTGGGGCGTGAGCGCACCTTTGCCTACATGAAATTCCTGCTTGGCTGCGAGACTGATTACTGA